The region AGCGAGTCGGCGTCGGACGCGAGCGCGCCGCCGCCGCCGGCCGTCGGCTCGATGAGCAGCCGCGGACCGCCCGCGACGTCGTCCAGCACCGGCAGGACGTGCTCGCGCACCTGCGCCATCGCGTCGTCCCACCGGTTGCCCAGGACGGCCGAGCCCGCGTGGACCACGACGCCCCGCGCGCCGATCGCCCGGCCGCGCTCCAGCGAGAACCGCAGCGCCCCGCTCGAGCGGGCCAGTGTGTCCACCGACGGGGAGCCGAAGTTGATCAGGTACGGCGCGTGGACGAAGACCGGCCGGGTGCAGGCGACCCGGAACGCATCGTCGCCGGCGGGGTCGGGAGCCGGGGGAGCCCAGCCGCGCGGGTTGGCCACGAACACCTGCAGCACCTCGGCGCCGACGGTGTCGGCCCGGGGCAGCGCGCGGGACAGGCCACCGGCGACGGACACGTGGGCGCCGACGGGCGCGAGGGGACGTGCGGGCACGGACGGAGCGGGTCAGCCCGGGATGACGAACAGCGTGACGCTCGACCCGGCGCGCAGTTTGCTGCCCTTGCCGGGGGAGGTCGAGAGCACCTCGTCGCCCACGCCGATCAGCCGCTTGACGACGGGCACGAGGTTGGCGTCACGGATCGTCTGGGACGCGGCGTCGACCTTGGTGCCGCGCGGGATGTCGGGCACGGTCACCATCTCCGGCCCGCGCGAGTAGGTGAGCGTGACCGTGCTGCCCTTGGTCGCCTTGCCCGACGGGCTCACCGAGATGACCCCGCCCTCGGCGACGTCGTCGCTGAACCGACCGTCGGTCTGCACCACGAACTTCTTGCCCTCGATCGTCGCCTTGGCCTGGTCGAGGGGAGTGCCGACGGGGATGTCGGGGACGGCGACGGCCGGCGGCCCGTTCGAGACGATGATGGTGACCGGCTGGTCCCGGTTCACCCGGTTGCCCGCGGCGGGGTCGGTGCCGATGACGTCGCCCTTGGTGATCCTGTCGTCGAAGCGCAGTCGCGGCGGCTGCTTCACGGTGAGGTCGCCGGTGGCGCTGAGGGCGACCAGGGCCTCCTGCACGCTGCGGCCCTTCGTCTGCGGGATGACCCAGGTCTGCTTGCCCGCCGACAGCGTGAGCGTGACCGTCTTGCCGGTCGGGAGCCGCGAGCCGATCTGCGGGTCGGTGCTCAGGACGTGGTTCGCCGGGACGGTCTCGCTGGGCTCCTTGCCCTCGTTGACGCGGACGTCGTAACCCGCGTGCTCGAGCGTGTGGCGGGCATCGGTGAGCGAGCCCCCGGCGACGTCGGGGACGTGCGCGAACCGCCACTCGATGAAGGCCTTGGCGCCGAAGAACGCGGCGAGGCCGACCGCGATCACGACGAGCAGGCCGATCAGGCTGCGACGGCGCCGTCGGCGGCGCAGGTCGCGCTCGCGGGCGGGCGGGATGACGACCGGTGGCGGTGGGTCGCCGGCGCCGCGGGCGGGCGCGGCGCTGCGCCGGTCGTCGAGGCGGGTCGTGTCGTGGGGGCTCGCGGCGTCCGACACCATCACGGTGTCGGCGCCCGCCCCGGAGCGCAGGGCGTCGGTGGTGGCGCGCTCGGGCGTCGGCCGCCGCTGCGAGCGATGGTCGGGACGGTGCGGGGCGGGACGCACCCGCGGCGGCACGGGGGTGATCGGCAGCCCCAGCTCGCCCCGGACGTCGGACAGCTCGGCGAGGAGCGCGCCCGCGTCGGCCGGTCGGCCGGTCGGGTCGCTGTCGGTCGCGGCGACGACGATCTCGTCGATCTCGCTCGGGACGGTGCCGTCGCGCTTGAGCCGCGAGGACGGCGCGGGCACCCGACTGTGGACGTGCTGGTACGCCACGTTCATCGCCGACTCGCCGGTGTAGGGCGGCTCGCCGGTGAGCAGCTCGAACAGCACGATGCCGGCGGCGTAGACGTCCGACCGCGGATCGGCGTGGCCGCGGCTGAGCTGCTCGGGCGCGCAGTACGCCACGGTGCCCATCATCAGCCCGGTCCGGGTCGAGGACGGGTCGGTCTCGACGGCGCGGGCGAGGCCGAAGTCCGCCACCTTCACGACGCCCTCGTCGGAGAGCAGGATGTTCTCGGGCTTGACGTCGCGGTGCACGAGGCCGGCGCGGTGCGCGGCCGCGAGCGCGCTGAGCACGGACTCCATGATCGAGACGGCCTCGGCGGGGGAGAGCCGGCCGCGCTCGCGCAGCAGCTCGCGCAACGTCCGCCCCTCGACGAGCTCCATCACGAGGAAGACGTGATGGCCGTCCTGGGCGATCTCGTGGCCCTGGTCGTAGACGGAGACGACGTTGAGGTGGGCGAGCCGCGCCGCGGCGCGGGCCTCGCGGGCGAACCGGTCGCTGAACGCCGGGTCGGCCGAGAGCGCGGAGGACATCACCTTGACGGCGACCATCCGGTCGAGCCGCTCGTCGACGGCGGCGTAGACCGTGGACATCCCGCCGCGCGCGATGCGGTCGAGGATCCGGTAGCGACCTTCGAGCGTGCGGCCGACCAGGGAGTCCGCGGCCGCCGTCTTCACGGCGGCGATTCTACGGGCGTACCGCCGTGAGGACGTAATGCCGGAGTGAGTCGGCGCGCCGTCCGCCCCGGCCCTACCGTGGACGGGTGACCGGTGCCGACGCCCCCTCCGAGCTCGGGCCGGGCCTCGGCCGCATCGAACTGCTCGCCGACGCCGACCGGCCGGGGGGCTGGCTGCTGACCGTCGACCGCATCCGGCAGTCCTACGTCGACCTGGACGACCCCGGCTACCTGGACTTCGAGTACGTGCAGGCCTTCGCCGACGTGCTCGACGCGCTGCCGCCCGGGCCCCTCGCGGTCACGCACGTCGGGGGCGGTGCCTGCACCCTGGCCCGCTACGTCGCGCACACGCGAGCGGGCTCCTCGCAGATCGTCCTGGAGCCCGACGCCATCCTCACCGAGCAGGTGCGTGCCCGCCTGCCGTTCGCCCGCGGCACCCGGGTGCGGATCCGGCCGGTGGACGGCCGGCGCGGCGTGGCCGCGCTGCGCGACGGCAGCGCCGACGTCGTCGTGCTCGACGCCTTCCACGGCGGCCGGGTCCCCGGCGAGCTCACGAGCCGCGAGTTCGTCACCGACGTCGCGCGGGTCCTGCGCCCGGCCGGCGTGCTGCTCGTGAACGTGGCCGACGGCCCGCCGGTGCGCTACTGCCGGCGGCTCGCCGCGACGCTCGCCACCGCGCTGCCCGAGGTGCTGGCGGTGGCCGACCCGTCGGTGCTCAAAGGGCGGCGCTTCGGCAACGTGGTGCTCGCCGCGTCGCGCGCCGCGCTGCCCGTCGACGACGTCCGCCGCGCCGCGGCCCGGGCGGCGTTCCCGCGCACCGTGCACGCCGGGACGTCGCTCGCCGCGTTCGCCGGCGGTGCGACGGTGCTGACCGACGCCGACCCGATGCGCTCGCCACAGCCACCCGACGCGCTGTGGCGCGTCGGGGAGTGGGACGGTGACTGAATGGTCGACCCCGCATCCGGCTCCGACCGGGACCTGCACGAGCAGCGCGACCGCGCCGTGTCCTTCGGCTCGGTGGCGCAGCTCTACGACCGCGCGCGCCCGACCTACCCCGACGCGCTCGTGCGCGACCTGCTCACCGGCGATCCCCGTGACGTGCTCGACGTCGGCTGCGGCACCGGCCGGGCCGCGCTGCTGTTCGCGGGCCCGGGACGCACCGTCCTCGGTGTGGAGCCCGACGCCGCCATGGCCGACGTCGCGCGCGGGCACGGCCTCGTGGTGGAGGTGGCGGGCTTCGAGGAGTGGGACGACGGCGGCCGGCGCTTCGACCTGCTGGTCAGCGGCCAGGCGTGGCACTGGGTCGACCCGGAGGCCGGCGCGGCCAAGGCCAGGACCGTCCTGCGCCCCGGCGGGCGGGTCGGCCTGTTCTGGAACATGGACACCATGACCGGCGACGACCGCGCCGCCCTGGACGCCGCCTACGAGACGGTCGCGCCGCAGCTCATGCACCGCAACCGGTCCTACGGCGGCAAGCGCGCGCCCCGGGAGCCGGTGCTCGCGGCGCTCGCCGGCGCCGGCTTCGCCGAGGTCGCGCAGCGCGAGTACTCGTGGCAGCGGCACTACGCGGCCGAGGACTACGTCCAGCTCGTGCAGACCTTCAGCGACCACAATCTGCTGCCGCCGCCGGAGCGCGAGGCGCTGCTGGCCGCCGTGGGTGACGCCGTGACCTCGATGGGCGGCCTCGACATCACCTACGAATGCCAGCTGATCACCGCTCTGGCACCCTGATCGGCATGGAGCTGCTGCCGTTCCCGGTCGTCGCCGACACGCTGGGCGTGCCGGTCACCCGGGTGCACCAGTACGTCCGCGACGGCCAGCTCGTGGCGACGCGCGACGACGCCGGGGTCCGCGGCGTGCCCGCCCAGCTGCTGCAGGACGGCGCGATCGTGAAGTCGCTCCCCGGGGTGGTCACGCTGCTGCGCGACGCCCGCTTCAGCGACGACGAGATCGCCGAGTGGCTCCACCGCGTCGACGACACGCTGCCCGGTTCGCCGATCGAGGCGTTGCGCGCGAACCGCGGTTCGGAGGTCAAGCGCCGCGCCCAGGTCGCGGGCTACTGAGCCGCGGGACGCGCGGTGCACCTCGCCTACGTCTTGATCCTCGCCGGGTGCGTGATCGGGACGTTGCCCCTGGAGTTCGTGCTCCGCACCGGCGTGTACGCGCGCTGGCGCCGGTTGCTGGTCGCGATCGTGCCCGTCGTCGTGGTGTTCGGGACGTGGGACGTGCTGGCGATCCGCGCCCGGTGGTGGCACTACGACCCGGCCATGATCACCGGGGTGACGCTGCCGGGCCGGCTGCCGCTGGAGGAGCTGCTGTTCTTCCTGGTGATCCCGGCGTGCTCGGTGCTCACGCTGGAGGCGGTCCGTGCCCGCCGGCCGCACTGGTCGATCGGCGACGAGTCCGGCGCATCGGCATGACCTACACGCTCACCGCCGTGCTGGGCGTGCTCGCCGCCCTCGTCGTCGACCGGTACGTGACCCGGCGCCGGCTCGTGACCCGACGCTCGTTCTGGCTCGCGTACGCGATCGTGCTGTTCTTCCAGCTGGTCGTGAACGGATTGCTCACGGGCCTCGAGATCGTGCGTTACGACCCGGCGCGCATCGTCGGCCTGCGGATCGCGTTCGCGCCGGTCGAGGACCTGCTCTTCGGCTTCGCGATGGTGCTGCTGACGCTCACGACCTGGGTGTGGGCGGGTTCGGCTCGGGCACCGAGTGCCGACGGGCACGCAGCGCGCCGCGCAGGCCGCTGAGGCCGACGGCCGCACGCCGGCCGGCGCCGACATGGGCGCGACGGCGGAACACGTCGTAGTCGTTGTGCTCGATCTCGTCGAGGATCTCGCCGTAGAGCGTCGTCGCGGCCTGCAGGCAGTCGCGCGACGTCGGGTGGACGAGCGCGAGGCCGGGTCGGGCCTTCGCGTACAACCCGCGGGCCCGTTCGATCTCCCACGCGAGCAGGCTGCGGATCGCCTCGTCGACGACGCCGCGCCGCAGCCGCTCGAGGTCCACGCCGAACTGGTCGAGCGACTCCTGCGGCAGGTAGACGCGGCCACGGCGCAGGTCCTCCCCGACGTCGCGGACGAAGTTGGTCAGCTGGAAGGCGGTGCCCAGCGCGATGGCGTGCGACTCGAGGACGTCCCAGCGCACGGCGTCGTCGCGGCGGCCGAGGACGGGCAGCATCTGCAGCCCGATCACCGCCGCCGAGCCCCACATGTACTGCTCGAGCTCGGCGTACGTCGCGTACGACGTCACGTCGAGGTCCCACCGCATCGCCTCGACGAAGTCGACGAAGTAGCTCGTGGGGATGTCGAAGCGCGTGACGGTGTCGAGCACGGCCCGCGAGACCGGGTCGCTGGTGGCGCCCCAGTCGAGGTCGGCCAGGAACTCGCCGCACCACGCCTGCAGCCGCTCGCCGCGCTCGGCGACCGGCACGGCGGTGTCGTCGACGATGTCGTCGGCGCGACGGGCGAAGCCGTAGAGCGCGTGCACGAACGGTCGTTTCGCCGGCGGCAGCAGTGCGGTGGCGAGGAAGTAGGTCTTGCCGTGCGCGGCGTTGATGGCGCGGCAGCGCAGGTAGCTCTCGCGCAGCGCCGCACCCTCGATGCCGGCGGCGTCGAGCTCACGCCGGGCGATCGGGTGCCGGGGGTCGACCGTGCTCACCGGTCCATCTTCGTGCCCGTGACGCGTTCGGCGGCGAGGCGCCCCGAGACGAGCACCATCGGGACGCCGACGCCGGGCTGCGTGTTCGACCCGCAGAAGACGAGGCCGTCGATCCGCCGGTCGAGGGTGGGGGCACGGAACGGCCCGGTCTGCCCGAACGTGTGCGCGGCGGCGAAGGGCGCGCCCATCGTCATGCCCTGGGCCCGCCAGTCGGCGGGGGTGGTGAGGTGCTCGACCTCGATCGCGCCGCCGAATCCGGTGTACCCGCGCCGTTCCAGCGTCGCGACCATGTGGTCGCGGTACCGCTCGCGCTCGCCGGTCCAGTCGACGTCGCCGGCGAGGTTGGGGGCGGGGAAGAGGACGTAGTGCGTGTGCCGGCCGGCGGGGGCGAGCGCGGGGTCGGTGTGCGACGGGCTGGTCACGAGGAACGACGGGTCGCTCATCACCCGGCCGCGGTCGATGATCTCGGTGAACGTGTCGTCCCACGACCGGCCGAAGTCGATGGTGTGGTGCGCGGCGTCCGGGTGCGAGAACGTCGACCCGGTGTGCAGGACGACCGCCGACGGCGAGTAGCGCAGCCGGCGCAGCCGCCGGGGCGCGCTGCCCGGTGGCAGCAGCTCGGCGTACGCGCTCGGCAGGTCGGCGTTGACGAGGACGACGTCGGCGGCGATGCGCTCGCCGTCGGCGGTGATCACGCCGCGCGCGCGGCCGGCGCGGACGTCCACGCGAGTCACCGTGGTGCCGTAGCGGAACTCGACGCCGTGGTCCTCGGCGGCGGCCGCCATCGCGCGGGGGACGGCGTGCATGCCGCCCGCGGGGAAGTGGACGCCACGCACGCAGTCCATGTACGTGATCACGGCGTAGATGGCGAGCGCCCGGGACGGGGCCAACCCCGCGTACATGGCCTGGAAGGAGAACAGCCGGCGCAGCCGGTCGTCCGCGACGTACCGCGCCACCAGGTGGTCGAGCCGCCCGAAGCCGCCCATCGCCGCCAACCGGGCGAGCGGCGTCCCGACGAGCTGCAGCGGCGAGTCCAGGTTGCGGGCGATGAAGTGCGGCATCTCGATGCGGTACAGCTCGTGCAGGAACGCGACGAAGCGGCGGTACCCGTCGGCGTCCCGGGCCCCGAAAGTCGTGGCGATCCCGTCGGCCATGGCGTCGGTGTCGCTGCGGACGTCGATCGAGCTGCCGTCGGCGAAGCGTGCCCGGTACGCCGGGTCGAGGCGGTGCAGCGTGAGCCGGTCGGCCATCGACTCGCCGACCGCCGCGAACGCCTCCGCCAGCAGTTCGGGCATGGTCAGGACGGTCGGGCCGGTGTCGAAGCGGTAGCCGCGATCGGCGATCAGCCCGCAGCGCCCGCCCGGCACCGCCTCCCGCTCGACGACGGTGACCCGCCGACCCGAGCCGGCCAGGTGCAGCGCGGCGGCGAGCCCGCCCAGGCCCGCGCCCACGATCACCACGTGGTCGGTGGGGCCGGGGACGGTGCGCACGACGAGAACGCTAATCGGCGGTGTCGTGGTGTCACTGCGGGAGGGCCGCCACGGGGCCGCGCGCCGCGGCACCGCGAGCCCCCGGAGGCGCCTCACTAGGCTGGCGCCATGCCCCGTACCGTGCGCGAAGCCCTCGCCGAGTCCGGCCCGACGTTCTCGTTCGAGTTCTTCCCGCCGAAGTCCGAGGACGAGGAGGTCCTGCTCTGGAAGACGATCCGCGAACTCGAGCCGCTGCGCCCGTCCTACGTGTCGGTGACCTACGGCGCGGGTGGCTCGACGCGCGAGCACACCATCGAGATCACCGAGCAGATCGCCACCGACACCACGCTCATGCCGGTGGCCCACCTGACCGCCGTCGGGCACTCGGTCGCCGAGCTGCGGGGCATCGCCGGCAACCTGGCCGCGGCCGGCGTCATCAACGTGCTCGCGCTGCGCGGTGACCCGCCGGGCGATCCCGAGGGGGAATGGGTCAAGCACCCCGAAGGCCTGGAGTACGCGGCGGAGCTCGTGACGCTGCTGCGCGCCCACGGCGACTTCTGCGTCGGTGCCGCCGCGTTCCCCAACGGCCACCCGCGCTCGCCGTCCGTCGACTCGGACACCGAGCAGCTCGTCGCCAAGTTCCGGGCCGGGGCCGAGTACGCGGTCACCAACATGTTCTTCGTCGTCGACGACTACCTGCGCCTGCGCGACCGCGTCGCGGCCACCGGGTGCGACGCGCCGATCATCGCGGGGCTGATGCCGATCACGAACTTCGGGCTGATCCGCCGCTCCGAGCAGCTCACCGGTGCCCCGTTCCCGGAGCAGCTGGGCAAGCGGTTCGCCGCGGTGTCGCACGACCCGAAGTCCGTACGGGCCATGGGCATCTACGAGACGTCCAAGCTCGCCGAGCGGCTGCTCGAGGAGGGCGTGCCGGGCATCCACTTCTACACGATGAACCGCTCCAAGGCGACGCGTGAGGTGTGGGCCAACCTGGCGCTGGGGGCGCGGGTCTAGTCCGCGGTCGCCGTGGTGAGCGGCAGGGACGCGCCCAGCACGGCGAAGGGTCGGGCGTCGCCCGGGAAGAGGTAGTTGCGGGCGAGGTCGACGAAGCCGAGGCTGCGGTACATCCGGAACGCCCGGGTGTCGGAGTCCGGCGTGGACAGCAGCACGGCGCGGTGCGCGAGCGAGCCGGCCAACGAGAGCAGGACCTCGCGACCCAGCCCGGCTCCCTGGTGCTCGGGCAGCACGTGCAGCTCGGACAGCTCGAAGGCGTCGTCGAGCCACTCCGTGTTGTGCTCGCGGGCCAGCGCCCGGCGCACGAGGTCGTGCCACCACTGGCCGGGGGCGGTCGTGTACCCGTAGGCGAAGCCCACGAGCGTGTCGTCGGGCAGCAGCGCCGCCCGGCAGGCGAAGCCCTCGTGCGCGACGTGTTTGCGGGCGCTCACTGCCCGCTGCGCCCCCGTGTACTCGGGATAGCCCATCGCGGCGACGTAGATGGCCATCGCCTCGTCGACGCGGTCGCCGAACTGGTCACCGGTCCACGGGACGACGCGGACGCCGGTCGTCGGCTGACGCTCGGCGGATCGCATGTGACGATCGTGCCTCACGCAGGCACATTCGCGAAGCACCACCCCGGGCGCGGGCGGCCGGCCGAGTAGGACCCGCGGCGGGCGGGGAGTTCTCCACGTCGACCGCCGGCGCCGAGTGGGGTTGGGTGGACCCATGGTCCTGTCGCCCGAACGCATCGCCGCCGTTGCGCGGCCGCACCACTACTACCACCACACGCACGGCCACGGCGGCGGCTTCTTCGCCATCGTCGTCGTCGGCCTGATGCTGCTGGCGATCGCCGCCTTCGTCGGCTGGACGAAGATCGGTGCGCGACGACGGCCGCCGTTCGGGGACTGACCGGCGTCAGTGGATCCCGCACTCGATCTTGTTCGAGCCCGACCAGCGGCCGGCACGGGCGTCCTCGCCGGGCTTGATGCGCCGGGTGCAGGGCGCGCAGCCGACCGAGCCGTAACCGTCGGACAGCAGCGGGTTGACGAGCACATTGTTGTCGGCGATGTAGCGGTCCACGTCGTCCTGCGTCCACGCCGCGATCGGGTTGAGCTTGACCATGCCGCGACCGTCGTCCCACTCGACGACCTTGGCGCCGGCGCGGGTCGTCGCCTCGTCGCGGCGCAGACCCGACGCCCAGGCCGTGTACTCCTTCAGCGTCTTGCGCAACGGCATCACCTTGCGCAGCGCGCAGCACTGGTCGGGATTGCGCTCGTAGAGCCGGGCGCCGAACGACACGTCCTGCTGCTCGACATTTTGCGCGGGTTCGATCGAACGGATCGTCACCGGCAACGTCGCCGCGACGGCGTCGCGGGTGCCGAGCGTCTCGGCGAAGTGGTAGCCGGTGTCGAGGAAGAGCACGTCGACGCCCGGGCGCACCGTGCTGGCCAGGCTCGGGACGACGGCGTCGGCCATGGACGACGCGACCGCCCAGGACGCACCGAACTGCGTGTCGGCCCAGCCCAGGATCTCCAGCGCGCTGGCGCCTTCGAGATCGTGACCGGCCCGCTCGGCGAGCGTTCTCAGCTCGTCACGGGTCATCTGCTCGGCGGAGCGCTGCTGCGGACTCAGAGCAACCATGCTTCGTCCGCCCGCGACACGTAGGCCGCGAACGGCTCGCCCCCTTCCCGACGTTCGAGGTAACCGGTGAGGACGCGCTCGATGTAGTCGGGCGCCTCCGCTGCCGTCACCTTCAAACCCCGGAACTTGCGCCCGAATTCCGCCTCGGTGCCCATCTGGCCGCCGAGGTGCACCTGGAAGGCCTCGCTGTCGGCGCCGTCGGCGCCCTTGGTGATCATGCCCTTGAAGCCGATGTCGGCCACCTGGAAGCGGGCGCAGGAGTTGGGGCAGCCGTTGACGTTGATCGTGACCGGGGTGTCGAAGTCGGGCAGCCGCCGCTCCATCTCCTCGCGGATCGCCTCGGCCCGGCCCTTGGTCTCCACCAGCGCCAGCTTGCAGAACTCGATGCCCGTGCACGCGATGGTGCCGCGGCGGAACGCCGAGGGGCGGGCCTCGTACCCCAGCCCGCGCAGCTCGTCGACCACGGTGTCGGCGTCGTCGGGGTGGATGTCGAGCACGACGACGCCCTGCTGGGCGGTGAGGCGTACCCGCGGGCCGCCCGCGCCACGGCCGTACTTCTCCGCGAGCGCCGCCAGGCCCGCCAGCGCCGTGCCGGACGTGCGACCGGCCCGGGTGGTGGCGCCGATCGCCACGAGCCCGTCGACCTGCGGCACCACGCCGACGTGGTCACGGTGACTCGGCGACGACTCGGGGGCCGGGCCGTCGGGCAGCGCGCGGCCGAGGTACTCGGTCTCGAGCGTCTGCCGGAAATACTCCGGACCCCAGTCGGCCATGAGGAACTTGATGCGGGCGTGGTTGCGGCTGCGGCGGTAGCCGTAGTCGCGGAAGATCGAGACGACGCCCTCCCACACCTCGGGCACCTCTTCGGACGTCACGAAGACGCCGAGCCGCTCGGCGAAGCGTGGGTTCGTCGACAGGCCGCCGCCGACCCACACGTCGAAACCGGGCGTGCCGTCGGGTCCGACGACACCGACGAAGGCGACGTCGTTGATCTCGTGGTTCGTGCAGTGGCTCGCGCAGCCGGAGATGGAGGTCTTGAACTTGCGCGGCAGGTTCGAGAACCGCGGATCGCCGACGTACTTGTCGACCGTGGCGCGCAGGGCGGGTCCGGCGTCCAGCACGGCGTCGGTCGCCACGCCCTCGAGCGGGCAGCCGAGCATCACGCGCGGGCAGTCGCCGCACGCCTCGGTCGTCGACAGGCCGACCGCCTCGAGCTTCTCCCAGATCGCCGGGACGTCCTCGACGCGGATCCAGTGCAGCTGCACGTTCTGCCGATCGCTGACGTCGGCGACGTCGCGGCCGTAGGTGCTCGAGATATCGGCGACGACCGCCAGCTGCTGCGCGGTCAGGGCGCCGCCGTCGATGCGCACCCGCAGCATGAAGTACTCGGCGTCGAGCTCCTCGGGCTCCAGCGTGGCGGTCTTGCCGCCGGGGATGCCCTCCTGCCGCTGCGTGTAGAGGCCGAACCAGCGGAAGCGGGCGCGCAGGTCACCCGGGTCGATGCTGTCGAAGCCCTGCTTGGAGTAGATGTCGAGGATCCGCTGCCGGACGTTGAGCGGGTCGTCGTCCTTCTTGCCCTGCTCGTTCTTGTTCAGCGGCTCGCGGTAGCCCAGGGCCCACTGACCCTGGGCCTTCTTCGGAACGGAACGGGGTTCGACGTCGCGTCGCGCGGACATGCGCGATTCCCTTCGTGGTGTGTGACGGGCGGCGGTACGACGGGCCGACGACGGGTGCCGGCGCGGTCGTCAGGCCGGACAGGCCGCCGTGACCACCCGCAGGAGGTCGATGTGACGACGCTCGGTGAGGCGCGGGGTGCGCAGCCCGGCGCAGGGCGCCGCGTCGGTCGTCATGGCTCGATGGTCCCACATCGACGCGCCGGGTAACCACCGGACGACGCGCGTTGCACATGCCTACAGCCCTTGTAGACAAAGGGCTGCGATCGCCCGCCGCTGGCGTGACCGGCCGCACGCCCGACCGCCCCACCGTAACCGCGCCGGACCGGGACAATGGGCCGGTGACCGGCTTCCCCCTGCTCCTC is a window of Jatrophihabitans endophyticus DNA encoding:
- a CDS encoding nitrite/sulfite reductase, with protein sequence MSARRDVEPRSVPKKAQGQWALGYREPLNKNEQGKKDDDPLNVRQRILDIYSKQGFDSIDPGDLRARFRWFGLYTQRQEGIPGGKTATLEPEELDAEYFMLRVRIDGGALTAQQLAVVADISSTYGRDVADVSDRQNVQLHWIRVEDVPAIWEKLEAVGLSTTEACGDCPRVMLGCPLEGVATDAVLDAGPALRATVDKYVGDPRFSNLPRKFKTSISGCASHCTNHEINDVAFVGVVGPDGTPGFDVWVGGGLSTNPRFAERLGVFVTSEEVPEVWEGVVSIFRDYGYRRSRNHARIKFLMADWGPEYFRQTLETEYLGRALPDGPAPESSPSHRDHVGVVPQVDGLVAIGATTRAGRTSGTALAGLAALAEKYGRGAGGPRVRLTAQQGVVVLDIHPDDADTVVDELRGLGYEARPSAFRRGTIACTGIEFCKLALVETKGRAEAIREEMERRLPDFDTPVTINVNGCPNSCARFQVADIGFKGMITKGADGADSEAFQVHLGGQMGTEAEFGRKFRGLKVTAAEAPDYIERVLTGYLERREGGEPFAAYVSRADEAWLL
- a CDS encoding phosphoadenylyl-sulfate reductase, with the translated sequence MVALSPQQRSAEQMTRDELRTLAERAGHDLEGASALEILGWADTQFGASWAVASSMADAVVPSLASTVRPGVDVLFLDTGYHFAETLGTRDAVAATLPVTIRSIEPAQNVEQQDVSFGARLYERNPDQCCALRKVMPLRKTLKEYTAWASGLRRDEATTRAGAKVVEWDDGRGMVKLNPIAAWTQDDVDRYIADNNVLVNPLLSDGYGSVGCAPCTRRIKPGEDARAGRWSGSNKIECGIH
- a CDS encoding putative leader peptide — its product is MTTDAAPCAGLRTPRLTERRHIDLLRVVTAACPA
- a CDS encoding GNAT family N-acetyltransferase yields the protein MRSAERQPTTGVRVVPWTGDQFGDRVDEAMAIYVAAMGYPEYTGAQRAVSARKHVAHEGFACRAALLPDDTLVGFAYGYTTAPGQWWHDLVRRALAREHNTEWLDDAFELSELHVLPEHQGAGLGREVLLSLAGSLAHRAVLLSTPDSDTRAFRMYRSLGFVDLARNYLFPGDARPFAVLGASLPLTTATAD